In Qingshengfaniella alkalisoli, a single window of DNA contains:
- a CDS encoding ABC transporter ATP-binding protein, whose translation MGRITLKQITKKFGDKEVIPPLDLQINDGEFVVFVGPSGCGKSTLLRLIAGLEDVTSGEIEIDGQPATELPPARRGLAMVFQSYALYPHMSVRKNIAFPLKMAGADKAEIASKVEGAAKVLNLTDYLENRPGQLSGGQRQRVAIGRAIVREPAAFLFDEPLSNLDAALRVNMRAEISELHQQLDTTMVYVTHDQVEAMTMADKIVVLQAGVIEQVGSPLDLYNHPQNLFVAGFIGSPKMNFITGDEARKRGADTIGVRPEHITMSKDGGDWAGTVGLGEHLGSDTFLRVQSEHGELIVRTIGDFPVKHGDKVFMTPDPARIHKFDAQGLAIA comes from the coding sequence ATGGGACGCATCACGCTGAAACAGATCACCAAGAAATTCGGTGACAAGGAGGTCATCCCGCCGCTGGACCTTCAGATCAACGACGGCGAGTTCGTAGTGTTCGTTGGCCCGTCAGGCTGCGGCAAGTCAACGCTGCTGCGCCTGATCGCGGGGTTGGAGGACGTTACATCGGGAGAGATCGAAATCGACGGGCAGCCCGCGACCGAATTGCCGCCAGCGCGTCGCGGCCTGGCGATGGTGTTCCAGTCCTACGCGCTTTATCCGCATATGTCGGTACGCAAGAACATCGCCTTTCCGCTGAAGATGGCCGGGGCCGACAAAGCGGAGATCGCCAGCAAGGTGGAGGGTGCGGCCAAGGTTCTGAACCTCACTGATTATCTGGAAAATCGTCCGGGTCAGCTTTCGGGTGGGCAGCGTCAGCGCGTCGCCATTGGCCGCGCGATTGTCCGCGAACCTGCAGCCTTCCTGTTCGATGAACCGCTTTCAAACCTGGACGCGGCGCTTCGCGTCAATATGCGGGCTGAGATTTCCGAACTGCACCAGCAGCTTGACACGACGATGGTGTATGTCACGCATGATCAGGTCGAGGCCATGACGATGGCCGACAAGATCGTCGTCCTGCAAGCAGGCGTCATCGAACAGGTCGGATCGCCGCTGGATCTCTACAACCATCCGCAGAACCTGTTCGTCGCGGGTTTCATCGGCTCGCCCAAGATGAACTTCATCACCGGGGACGAAGCGCGCAAGCGCGGGGCGGATACAATCGGTGTGCGTCCCGAACATATTACCATGTCGAAGGACGGGGGCGACTGGGCCGGGACCGTCGGGCTGGGGGAACATCTGGGTTCCGACACGTTTTTGCGCGTTCAAAGCGAGCATGGGGAGTTGATCGTCCGCACCATCGGTGACTTTCCGGTCAAGCATGGCGACAAGGTCTTCATGACCCCCGATCCCGCACGCATCCACAAATTCGACGCGCAAGGGCTGGCAATCGCCTGA
- a CDS encoding carbohydrate ABC transporter permease has product MARKVKKSRKLFVTALAWIIALTLFFPVLWTVLTSFKTEAEAVASPPSFLFFDWTLENYAAVQERSDYGRHFMNSVVISVGSTMLGLIIAVPAAWAMAFVPGKRTKDVLMWMLSTKMLPPVGVLIPIYLIFRDIGLLDTRIGLVIVLMLINLPIIVWMLYTYFKEIPGEILEAARMDGASLRNEIIYVLTPMAVPGIASTLLLNIILAWNEAFWTLNLTAAKAAPLTAFIASYSSPEGLFYAKLSAASTMAIAPIMVMGWFSQKQLVRGLTFGAVK; this is encoded by the coding sequence ATGGCCCGTAAAGTCAAGAAATCCCGCAAGCTCTTCGTAACCGCCCTGGCATGGATCATCGCGTTGACGCTGTTCTTCCCGGTGCTGTGGACAGTGCTGACCAGCTTCAAGACCGAAGCCGAAGCCGTCGCGTCCCCTCCCTCCTTCCTGTTCTTCGACTGGACGCTGGAAAACTACGCGGCGGTGCAGGAACGGTCGGACTATGGGCGGCACTTCATGAATTCGGTGGTGATCTCGGTCGGTTCCACCATGCTTGGACTGATCATCGCCGTTCCCGCCGCATGGGCCATGGCCTTCGTGCCGGGCAAGCGCACCAAGGATGTGCTGATGTGGATGCTATCCACCAAGATGCTGCCGCCCGTGGGGGTGTTGATCCCGATCTATCTGATCTTTCGCGACATCGGCCTTCTGGATACGCGCATCGGGTTGGTGATCGTGCTGATGCTGATCAACCTGCCGATCATCGTCTGGATGCTTTACACTTATTTCAAGGAAATCCCGGGCGAGATCCTTGAAGCGGCGCGCATGGACGGCGCCAGTCTGCGTAATGAAATTATCTATGTGCTGACCCCGATGGCCGTGCCGGGGATCGCGTCGACCCTTCTTCTGAACATCATCCTGGCTTGGAACGAAGCCTTCTGGACGCTCAACCTGACGGCGGCGAAGGCTGCCCCGTTGACGGCCTTCATCGCGAGCTATTCCAGCCCGGAAGGACTGTTCTATGCCAAGCTCAGCGCCGCCTCGACGATGGCCATTGCGCCGATCATGGTGATGGGCTGGTTCAGCCAGAAACAACTCGTGCGCGGCCTGACCTTCGGCGCGGTTAAATAA